CAATAAATGCTTCTAAGCTACTAAGGCACAATGTCCCTTCATAGCTAGAAAGAAACAAACTGATAATGTGCGCCCACTTTATTGAATAACTGGCTAGATAGCAATTAACAAGAGAAAGGTTAAAGTAGGAAGCATGATCCAAAGTTCTGTTCAGCCCGAGGAAGGTAAGGGTTAGCAAGTATACACCAACCACACATGGCCAAATCTGCAGATtgtttttcattatttatttatttattttacttttttatttATGGTCCAACAATTAAAATCTGAGATTAGCCACACCTAGGCTTCTCTTTTTCCTAGTCTTGGTGACCACCTGTCTATTGGCAATGAAAGAAAATCCAGAGGGAGAAGGATACCCTTCTCTCAGAAAGGCCCTTATGCTGCCATCCATTTTCTTGAGAACACCGCAAGGAGAAAACAGAAAGAAGAGTAGGCAGGGCAGACAAAACTAGATCAAAAAGAGCCCTTGTTACTTATCAACTTCCATACTGGCATAACAATTCCTCCAGTCTGAAAGTTTTGACACCGCATGTGTTTTTTGTCCATTCCACATATCCTTTTTTCCTTTGATGGTGATGATAGCTTGTCTAAAATTACTGATAAATCCTGAAGTTCCTCAGAGTTAAAAGGGTAAATACTGAAATGGGCCATCAAATCTTCCATCTTTTGTTCCTTACCATATCCTTACATTTTATTTCTTGTCTTCATAcataaactctttttttttttccttttctttttggatagCCGTTTCATATTCTGTGGTCATGCATTACATCAGGTCCTCATGCTTCCAGTTGATTAAAGCTTCACTCTCGAACCAAGTATGTCTTTAACTCCCCAAAAAGAACTACAAGACAAAGTACCATCCTGACTTTCGAAACTGAAAGAGATGTTGGTCCCCCAGGCCTCTTGAGGAAATGTCAACTCATGTGGCATGGCCACCTTGATGTACCCTTGTAGCCACTTCACCATATCTATACACACTAACATTCCCTCTGGCTCATTCAATGTATTCCCTACCATCAAGCACATGATGGATGCTTCATTACTTACTTGGATACTCTTCTCATGCTTCCTCTTCTTGCCAACTTGCACCGATGCCAAGCAAGCTGACCTTCTTCGTAGTTTGATAAGATCCAATAGGTCATCTAGTGGTCGCTTTGATGGTTTCTTGCATCTTGTGAACGGGAGTGAAGCATCGCCACCGATTTATGTTGCTCCACAGAATGGGCTGAAAGATTTAGATAAGATTGATGCATTGCCTGGCCAGCCTAAAGGTGTAAGCTTTGATCAATATGCTGGTTATGTGACGGTCGAGCCGCAGAATGGAAGAACACTCTTCTACTACTTTGTTGAGTCCCCACGGGATTCAGAAAAGAAACCACTTCTCTTATGGCTTAATGGAGGTTAGCCAACTGCATACTGCTACTTCAGCTGTTTGCCTATCATGTCAATCATAAACTCAAATGTTTGCCATGCACAAATGTCATATATTGGCATTCTTCAAGCAATGCCATCATAATTCAATTTTCTTGTTCAATTGGCATTTTATTGTTTAGGTATTTGTTCACTTCCCTTACTTTTTATATTTGCTGCCCAAATAATAGACCTTAATCGAATTATTCACAACTTGATGTTACAAATGTATTGGTCTGCCAccgttcttctcttttcttttattttcttttttgaaaaaagaaatgtAAAACACCTCTCGGTAGATCATGAATTTATGTGTAAAATTTGGATTGCCCAGGTCCCGGATGCTCCTCCTTGGGATATGGAGCCTTGCAGGAATTAGGACCCTTCAGAGTTAACAGGGATGGCAAAACCCTTCTCAGAAATAACCATGCATGGAACAATGGTTTGTGAATTCAACCCTCATATCTCAATTTTTCCAGTTGATTACACCGATCCTTTAGTGATCGAAATAAAATGCTGCTAAGCAATTATGATACTAGATAAGAGATTCTTGGCTACTTGTGGTGTAGTTAACCTCTTGAACATTATTTCATTTTCTTCAGCAATCTTCGAGTCTTCTACTAACTTAAATTATATCATCTATCCGATAATTGCTACATCTCGACAATCACAGTTGCAAATGTGATCTTCTTGGAATCTCCGGCGGGTGTAGGGTTCTCATACACCAATACAAGTTCAGATTACAAAAACAGGGGGGACAAGAGAACAGCAGAAGACACCTATACCTTTCTAGTCAATTGGTTGGAGAGGTTCCCGGAATACAAGACCCGAGATTTATTCATAACTGGCGAGAGCTATGCTGGCCACTATGTCCCTCAGCTTGCCAGTCTTATTCTTCTGAACAACAAGAACCCCAACAAACCAATCATCAACCTAAGAGGCATAGCAGTAAGACAATACTATCAAACTGTTAGAAAATTAAACAATATATATGATGATGATTAAATTAGGTATTTCGTTAGGAGCTCAATTTTAACATCTTATCCAATATTAAGCGATCAATTTGCCATTTGGAACTGACTACTGTCTCTAATATGTTGCTTACCTTGACTGACCACTGCATAGATGGGCAACGCATACATCGACAGCAACATAACTGAGATGGCAATGTACGAGTTTTTGTGGATGCATGATATGTATTCCGACAGGACCCACAAGCTGATTCGAAGGACATGTAACATTTCAGATATGTCTTCGCCAGAGTGCAAACATGCCACAAATCTGGCCGATATGGAAATTGGGTCGATTAATCCCTACAATGTGTATGCTCCACTTTGCACTGAAAAATCACACAAAGCAACTTGCATTACCAGTTCGGTAAGTCCCAACGTGACATTTCATGTGTTTTCAACTCTGTTATTCTTAATTTCACAGAAGTACTAATCAGCAATCTAACATGACCAGAATGTCGAGTTTGATCCGTGCACCGATGAGTATGTTGATGTATATCTTAATCAACCAGTGGTGCAAAAGTCTCTTCATGCAGTTCCAAGCCTATGGACGCACTGCAGGTACACATGGTTATCTTCTCTTTCTCGCGTCGATCTAATAGAATTAATGAAATGCTCACTTGAAACTGCTGAGAATTCTCTTCTTATTGTAAATTGCATTATTTAGTCTTGGTGGTTGGAGGGATTCCCCTGATACCATGCTGCCTATGATCGAGCAATTGACGACGAGTGGCATAAGAATTTGGTTATACAGGCAAGTTCGATACTGCGCTGCAACTAAGCACATCAGTAAAATGTGAACAGAAAAAGAACTCATTTTTATATGAAACTTTGCACTTGCAGTGGTGACATGGACTCAATTGTTTCAGTAACATCCACAAAGTACTCTTTAAGAATGCTTGGCTTGCCCATCAAAAGTCCATGGCGCCCATGGCAGGCCAATGGTGAGGTAGGAAATCCTTGAACCCGATTCCTTTGTCATGTAATGGCTTAAATCTTAAATGGCTATAAACTATTCTAAGCAATCATGCTATTGCCATGATAATCCATATGACAGGTAGCAGGCTATGTTGTAGCATACAAAGGACTTACTTTTGTGACAGTAAGAGGAGCTGGCCATGAAGTACCGAGCTACCAACCTGAAAAGGCTCTGGTCATGATCTCTGCATTCCTTAAGggaaagcttcctcctcctccatgagAAGCATCATCCCCTCACCCTCTGTCTACTTTATGGAACAATTGTATGCATTCATGAGATGTAGTACACGTGATATCCTTAATGTGCTTGGTACTAATATATCCTGCCGTTCTAGCAATAATACCGATCCTCTTTAAACAGCTCTGTGCGTGTCTGTGTctgtctctctttcttttgtgtgtgtgtgtgtgtgagagagagagagagagagagagagagagagagagagagagcgagagcgagagagagagagagagagagagtaaagtTTCTATATGCATTCATTTCAAAGAGTGAATGAATTCGACAAAAAAAAGGGTTAATGATGCCAATCAGAAGAACTCCATTTGTCCCAGAAATAAGAATGAGTCCAATACTCCCACAGTCCACACAAACAATGGCCATTATATCAGACACCCAGAGAAGATAGGGCTTTTAATCATGACCATttgatcttcatcagccattagatgaagacataatgagaTCATGATGTGGCACCTTGGATttgaacctaattggattgggtttcaCGGAACcatgaatggataaggatgaagtaaCCATTAAAAGAATCTTATCCATTTAAATTTCTTCTCTTATCCTCATGCCTAAGATAAATGAGgcgcctccttttatagcctttggatcatcatcagccATTAGATGAATGGATGGGAATGGCTCCtacttttcatgcgtgagaGGAATGAAAGAAGGGATGGCGTGATGAAGGATGGCACCTCTTGATGAGGCGCCTCTTGCTTCCCGATTGGATAGCGCCTCTTGATGAGGCGCCTCTTCCTTAATGAAGCGTCAAGATCCTCACATCCcaacgccatctataaataggagtcGCTCCCGATGTTTTCATTCCATCCGAATTCCAaaaccaactctctctctcttctcccttttttcTTACAAGtaatctttctttctaacatctcTTTCCTAgtttgtcctaagccaagacaaggaggtTTTCTTTAGGACAAGAAGCTTAGAAGGAGAtttagaaaaggaagaaaattagaaagCAAGGAAAACAAGCCaattgaattctttagaagaattcagCATCAAGAATTAAGATCTTTCGGAGTTAGAATCTTAAAGCAagttcctgtgtggatcaacgttggagggtgaacacttgggcacctagtgaaaattctgcatattggatatagcattGCAAGTATTCTTTTAatcctatatttatatttatttatttgattgcTACCATTAAGATGATCTTAGCTCATAAGGGTTTGATGTAACGAGATTTTATTAAGCAATTTTTGAAATCCTGCGCTTCCGCTGCCCTCTAATATCATACcaaaacccttcagtggtatcagagccaacctttattggttcaatcaaatgaaCATGCATGATATAGAATTcatatatgctatgagatagcaatATTATATGATTGTTATATGCTAAGAGATAGTAATGTTATATGTTGTAGTATGTCTATAGAAATGCTATTTATATATGTGTTACATTTATAGAATATGCAAGAGACCAGAAAGCActcataaaaattatattaagttgtAGTGCAAAATACTTTaagctgacccattctggatcTATTGatcaattggtgtctaggaaggtaTCAAAgctggttacttaattaggaccgttGCAAAAGCACGGGAAGCCTCCCAcctacttacctggccaatttggttAATTGTCTTTTATGGATAGCTTAATGTTGAAAAACACTACTtctagccttccttcatgccttgaTACTAttttgtcaagatccatgctagtttgttatgCTAACACAAGGTTTGCTATAGGGACTGATATAATAttatcttggtgcattaagatgcttttggcatattttaatgtattgctttgttgtgctaacacaaaggcagcattattcaaatatgattgtATGGAAacgaagggtttgacttaactaaaacattatagtttgttgtgctaacacaaggctatAAGTATTCTAGAGGACAAGGTAATGTTGAGAATTGCataagatgcaattggaaagagttttctatcttatgttgagaattgcataagatgcaattggaaaaagTTTCCTATCTCTGAAttcataaaggtttgttgtgctaacataatgcctttatgaggaattaggatctcaaccccactaagaaaaatCAATTAGGGTTTTCTTGTTTATCATagaagagggctatgatattcgatatatatataaaaaaaatagtgggagtaacaattagataaaagtccttatCTAATTGTATGTATGTCATAAtaattggtctgcttatattagttttgttctttgatTATGCAGAATTAAATTCTGAattaatggcttcttcactatcACTGAGAGGCATCttggatgccaacaagttgaccggtccaaactatgtgactggttgaggaatcttaAGATTGTTCTCACTTAGGAAAAATTTTCTTACATCCtcgaaacccctgatcttggatcgATAGGGGATGATGTTACTGAAGAAAAGATTGCCACACACAAGATGTGGAAGAAtgatagtttgactgtcaaatgtatcatgctggcctccatgagcaatgaattgcaaaggcagcatgatagcatagATACTCTCTCTATACTTCTTAATATAAATGAGCTGTATGGAGAGCAGagtagaactgctagatataagatatctaagcagttattCCGTGCAAGGATGAATGAAGGGACATCCGTGCAAAACCATCTTCTTATAGTTATTGACTTGATCACTAGATtgagtcaattaggttttgctatggatggtGAGCTAAGTcgggatttgatcctgcaatcac
This genomic window from Phoenix dactylifera cultivar Barhee BC4 unplaced genomic scaffold, palm_55x_up_171113_PBpolish2nd_filt_p 002162F, whole genome shotgun sequence contains:
- the LOC120109422 gene encoding serine carboxypeptidase 1-like, giving the protein MMDASLLTWILFSCFLFLPTCTDAKQADLLRSLIRSNRSSSGRFDGFLHLVNGSEASPPIYVAPQNGLKDLDKIDALPGQPKGVSFDQYAGYVTVEPQNGRTLFYYFVESPRDSEKKPLLLWLNGGPGCSSLGYGALQELGPFRVNRDGKTLLRNNHAWNNVANVIFLESPAGVGFSYTNTSSDYKNRGDKRTAEDTYTFLVNWLERFPEYKTRDLFITGESYAGHYVPQLASLILLNNKNPNKPIINLRGIAMGNAYIDSNITEMAMYEFLWMHDMYSDRTHKLIRRTCNISDMSSPECKHATNLADMEIGSINPYNVYAPLCTEKSHKATCITSSNVEFDPCTDEYVDVYLNQPVVQKSLHAVPSLWTHCSLGGWRDSPDTMLPMIEQLTTSGIRIWLYSGDMDSIVSVTSTKYSLRMLGLPIKSPWRPWQANGEVAGYVVAYKGLTFVTVRGAGHEVPSYQPEKALVMISAFLKGKLPPPP